From Drosophila virilis strain 15010-1051.87 chromosome X, Dvir_AGI_RSII-ME, whole genome shotgun sequence, the proteins below share one genomic window:
- the LOC6634422 gene encoding cytoplasmic dynein 1 intermediate chain isoform X1, producing MDRKAELERKKAKLAALREEKDRRRREKEIKDMEEAAGRIGTGTGIDKDQRKDLDEMLSSLGFAPVSEVLSSLSSANSLTSDNSNTQTPDVSLQANVNGQGSAGKKQPLNLSVYNVQATNIPPKETLVYTKQTQTTSTGGHERDVLSCHSSPLSGYMEDWWRPRKAHATDYYDEYNLNPGLEWEDEFTGDDEESSLPHLDHGFSSKLPPGYLTHGLPTVKDVAPAITPLEQKKEQEEKKEVKELSEEQKQMIILSEDFQRFVLRAGRVIERALSENVDIYTDYIGCGDNEEANDERSHARLSLNRVFYDERWSKNRCITSMDWSTHFPELVVASYHSNDESPNEPDGVVMVWNTKFKKQTPEDVFHCQSAVMSTCFAKFNPNLILGGTYSGQIVLWDNRVQKRTPIQRTPLSAAAHTHPVYCLQMVGTQNAHNVISISSDGKLCSWSLDMLSQPQDTLELQQRQSKAIAITCMAFPANEINSLVMGSEDGYVYSASRHGLRSGVNEVFERHLGPITGISTHYNQSSPDFGHLFLTSSIDWTIKLWSLKDTKPLYSFEDNSDYVMDVAWSPVHPALFAAVDGSGRLDLWNLNQDTEVPTASIVVDGAPALNRVSWTPSGLHVTIGDESGKLYVYDVAEHLALPSRDEWSRFNATLNELKMNQNDEV from the exons ATGGATCGCAAGGCTGAACTGGAGCGCAAGAAGGccaaattggcagcactgcGCGAGGAGAAGGATCGACGTCGCCGCGAAAAAGAGATTAAAGACATGGAAGAGGCAGCCGGACGCATTGGCACCGGCACCGGCATTGACAAGGATCAGCGCAA AGATTTGGATGAAATGCTGTCCTCGCTGGGCTTTGCGCCCGTCTCTGAGGTGCTCTCCTCGTTGTCTTCGGCCAATTCGCTGACATCCGATAATTCCAATACACAAACGCCAGATGTTAGCCTGCAGGCCAACGTCAACGGACAGGg CAGCGCCGGCAAGAAACAGCCACTGAATCTGAGCGTTTACAACGTGCAGGCCACAAACATTCCACCAAAGGAGACACTCGTCTATACGAAACAAACACAGACCACCAGCACCGGCGGACACGAGCGTGATG tTCTTTCTTGCCACTCATCGCCTCTGTCAGGATATATGGAGGACTGGTGGCGTCCACGTAAAG CTCATGCTACGGATTATTATG ATGAATACAATCTTAATCCGGGTTTAGAGTGGGAGGATGAATTCACAG GAGACGACGAAGAGAGCTCGCTGCCCCATCTGGATCATGGCTTTAGTTCCAAGCTGCCGCCTGGCTATCTCACCCACGGACTGCCGACAGTCAAGGATGTGGCCCCAGCCATAACACCGCTCGAACAGAAGAAGGAGCAGGAGGAGAAGAAGGAGG TCAAGGAACTGTCGGAGGAGCAAAAGCAAATGATCATATTATCGGAGGACTTTCAGAGATTCGTATTGCGTGCCGGACGCGTCATTGAGCGCGCCCTCTCCGAGAACGTGGACATCTATACGGATTACATTGGATGCGGCGACAACGAGGAGGCGAACGATGAGCGCTCCCACGCCCGCCTATCGCTGAATCGTGTCTTCTATGATGAGCGCTGGTCAAAGAATCGCTGCATCACCAGCATGGATTGGTCAACGCATTTTCCGGAACTGGTGGTCGCCTCCTATCACAGCAACGACGAGAGCCCCAATGAGCCGGACGGGGTCGTGATGGTCTGGAATAcaaaattcaagaagcaaacACCGGAGGATGTCTTCCACTGTCAGAGCGCCGTGATGTCCACATGCTTTGCCAAATTCAATCCCAATTTAATACTCGGCGGCACATACTCTGGCCAGATTGTGCTCTGGGATAATCGTGTCCAGAAACGCACGCCCATACAGCGTACACCCCTGAGCGCTGCGGCGCACACACATCCCGTCTATTGTCTGCAAATGGTGGGCACACAGAATGCCCATAATGTCATATCGATATCGTCGGACGGCAAGCTGTGCTCCTGGTCGCTGGACATGCTATCGCAGCCGCAGGATACGCtcgagctgcagcagcgccaatCGAAGGCGATCGCCATCACATGCATGGCCTTTCCGGCCAATGAGATCAACAGCCTGGTCATGGGCAGCGAGGATGGCTATGTCTATTCGGCATCGCGGCACGGCCTGCGTTCGGGCGTGAACGAGGTATTCGAACGGCATTTGGGTCCCATAACGGGCATCTCAACGCATTATAATCAATCGTCACCGGACTTTGGTCATCTGTTCCTAACCTCATCGATCGATTGGACAATTAAGCTGTGGTCCCTCAAG GACACCAAACCCTTGTATTCGTTTGAGGATAACTCCGACTATGTCATGGATGTCGCCTGGTCGCCCGTTCATCCCGCTCTATTTGCTGCTGTCGATGGTAGCGGTCGCCTTGATTTATGGAACCTCAATCAGGATACCGAAGTACCGACAGCATCAATCGTTGTCGATGGTGCGCCAGCGCTGAATCGCGTCTCCTGGACACCATCTGGCCTCCATGTGACCATCGGCGATGAGTCCGGCAAGCTCTATGTCTACGATGTCGCTGAGCATCTGGCGCTGCCGTCGCGCGATGAATGGTCCCGATTCAATGCTACCCTCAACGAGCTCAAGATGAATCAGAACGACGAGGTCTAA
- the LOC6634422 gene encoding cytoplasmic dynein 1 intermediate chain isoform X19 yields the protein MDRKAELERKKAKLAALREEKDRRRREKEIKDMEEAAGRIGTGTGIDKDQRKDLDEMLSSLGFAPVSEVLSSLSSANSLTSDNSNTQTPDVSLQANVNGQGSAGKKQPLNLSVYNVQATNIPPKETLVYTKQTQTTSTGGHERDAHATDYYVLAFDAQGDDEESSLPHLDHGFSSKLPPGYLTHGLPTVKDVAPAITPLEQKKEQEEKKEVKELSEEQKQMIILSEDFQRFVLRAGRVIERALSENVDIYTDYIGCGDNEEANDERSHARLSLNRVFYDERWSKNRCITSMDWSTHFPELVVASYHSNDESPNEPDGVVMVWNTKFKKQTPEDVFHCQSAVMSTCFAKFNPNLILGGTYSGQIVLWDNRVQKRTPIQRTPLSAAAHTHPVYCLQMVGTQNAHNVISISSDGKLCSWSLDMLSQPQDTLELQQRQSKAIAITCMAFPANEINSLVMGSEDGYVYSASRHGLRSGVNEVFERHLGPITGISTHYNQSSPDFGHLFLTSSIDWTIKLWSLKDTKPLYSFEDNSDYVMDVAWSPVHPALFAAVDGSGRLDLWNLNQDTEVPTASIVVDGAPALNRVSWTPSGLHVTIGDESGKLYVYDVAEHLALPSRDEWSRFNATLNELKMNQNDEV from the exons ATGGATCGCAAGGCTGAACTGGAGCGCAAGAAGGccaaattggcagcactgcGCGAGGAGAAGGATCGACGTCGCCGCGAAAAAGAGATTAAAGACATGGAAGAGGCAGCCGGACGCATTGGCACCGGCACCGGCATTGACAAGGATCAGCGCAA AGATTTGGATGAAATGCTGTCCTCGCTGGGCTTTGCGCCCGTCTCTGAGGTGCTCTCCTCGTTGTCTTCGGCCAATTCGCTGACATCCGATAATTCCAATACACAAACGCCAGATGTTAGCCTGCAGGCCAACGTCAACGGACAGGg CAGCGCCGGCAAGAAACAGCCACTGAATCTGAGCGTTTACAACGTGCAGGCCACAAACATTCCACCAAAGGAGACACTCGTCTATACGAAACAAACACAGACCACCAGCACCGGCGGACACGAGCGTGATG CTCATGCTACGGATTATTATG TGCTTGCATTTGATGCCCAAGGAGACGACGAAGAGAGCTCGCTGCCCCATCTGGATCATGGCTTTAGTTCCAAGCTGCCGCCTGGCTATCTCACCCACGGACTGCCGACAGTCAAGGATGTGGCCCCAGCCATAACACCGCTCGAACAGAAGAAGGAGCAGGAGGAGAAGAAGGAGG TCAAGGAACTGTCGGAGGAGCAAAAGCAAATGATCATATTATCGGAGGACTTTCAGAGATTCGTATTGCGTGCCGGACGCGTCATTGAGCGCGCCCTCTCCGAGAACGTGGACATCTATACGGATTACATTGGATGCGGCGACAACGAGGAGGCGAACGATGAGCGCTCCCACGCCCGCCTATCGCTGAATCGTGTCTTCTATGATGAGCGCTGGTCAAAGAATCGCTGCATCACCAGCATGGATTGGTCAACGCATTTTCCGGAACTGGTGGTCGCCTCCTATCACAGCAACGACGAGAGCCCCAATGAGCCGGACGGGGTCGTGATGGTCTGGAATAcaaaattcaagaagcaaacACCGGAGGATGTCTTCCACTGTCAGAGCGCCGTGATGTCCACATGCTTTGCCAAATTCAATCCCAATTTAATACTCGGCGGCACATACTCTGGCCAGATTGTGCTCTGGGATAATCGTGTCCAGAAACGCACGCCCATACAGCGTACACCCCTGAGCGCTGCGGCGCACACACATCCCGTCTATTGTCTGCAAATGGTGGGCACACAGAATGCCCATAATGTCATATCGATATCGTCGGACGGCAAGCTGTGCTCCTGGTCGCTGGACATGCTATCGCAGCCGCAGGATACGCtcgagctgcagcagcgccaatCGAAGGCGATCGCCATCACATGCATGGCCTTTCCGGCCAATGAGATCAACAGCCTGGTCATGGGCAGCGAGGATGGCTATGTCTATTCGGCATCGCGGCACGGCCTGCGTTCGGGCGTGAACGAGGTATTCGAACGGCATTTGGGTCCCATAACGGGCATCTCAACGCATTATAATCAATCGTCACCGGACTTTGGTCATCTGTTCCTAACCTCATCGATCGATTGGACAATTAAGCTGTGGTCCCTCAAG GACACCAAACCCTTGTATTCGTTTGAGGATAACTCCGACTATGTCATGGATGTCGCCTGGTCGCCCGTTCATCCCGCTCTATTTGCTGCTGTCGATGGTAGCGGTCGCCTTGATTTATGGAACCTCAATCAGGATACCGAAGTACCGACAGCATCAATCGTTGTCGATGGTGCGCCAGCGCTGAATCGCGTCTCCTGGACACCATCTGGCCTCCATGTGACCATCGGCGATGAGTCCGGCAAGCTCTATGTCTACGATGTCGCTGAGCATCTGGCGCTGCCGTCGCGCGATGAATGGTCCCGATTCAATGCTACCCTCAACGAGCTCAAGATGAATCAGAACGACGAGGTCTAA
- the LOC6634422 gene encoding cytoplasmic dynein 1 intermediate chain isoform X2, whose protein sequence is MDRKAELERKKAKLAALREEKDRRRREKEIKDMEEAAGRIGTGTGIDKDQRKDLDEMLSSLGFAPVSEVLSSLSSANSLTSDNSNTQTPDVSLQANVNGQGSAGKKQPLNLSVYNVQATNIPPKETLVYTKQTQTTSTGGHERDVLSCHSSPLSGYMEDWWRPRKAHATDYYDEYNLNPGLEWEDEFTDDEESSLPHLDHGFSSKLPPGYLTHGLPTVKDVAPAITPLEQKKEQEEKKEVKELSEEQKQMIILSEDFQRFVLRAGRVIERALSENVDIYTDYIGCGDNEEANDERSHARLSLNRVFYDERWSKNRCITSMDWSTHFPELVVASYHSNDESPNEPDGVVMVWNTKFKKQTPEDVFHCQSAVMSTCFAKFNPNLILGGTYSGQIVLWDNRVQKRTPIQRTPLSAAAHTHPVYCLQMVGTQNAHNVISISSDGKLCSWSLDMLSQPQDTLELQQRQSKAIAITCMAFPANEINSLVMGSEDGYVYSASRHGLRSGVNEVFERHLGPITGISTHYNQSSPDFGHLFLTSSIDWTIKLWSLKDTKPLYSFEDNSDYVMDVAWSPVHPALFAAVDGSGRLDLWNLNQDTEVPTASIVVDGAPALNRVSWTPSGLHVTIGDESGKLYVYDVAEHLALPSRDEWSRFNATLNELKMNQNDEV, encoded by the exons ATGGATCGCAAGGCTGAACTGGAGCGCAAGAAGGccaaattggcagcactgcGCGAGGAGAAGGATCGACGTCGCCGCGAAAAAGAGATTAAAGACATGGAAGAGGCAGCCGGACGCATTGGCACCGGCACCGGCATTGACAAGGATCAGCGCAA AGATTTGGATGAAATGCTGTCCTCGCTGGGCTTTGCGCCCGTCTCTGAGGTGCTCTCCTCGTTGTCTTCGGCCAATTCGCTGACATCCGATAATTCCAATACACAAACGCCAGATGTTAGCCTGCAGGCCAACGTCAACGGACAGGg CAGCGCCGGCAAGAAACAGCCACTGAATCTGAGCGTTTACAACGTGCAGGCCACAAACATTCCACCAAAGGAGACACTCGTCTATACGAAACAAACACAGACCACCAGCACCGGCGGACACGAGCGTGATG tTCTTTCTTGCCACTCATCGCCTCTGTCAGGATATATGGAGGACTGGTGGCGTCCACGTAAAG CTCATGCTACGGATTATTATG ATGAATACAATCTTAATCCGGGTTTAGAGTGGGAGGATGAATTCACAG ACGACGAAGAGAGCTCGCTGCCCCATCTGGATCATGGCTTTAGTTCCAAGCTGCCGCCTGGCTATCTCACCCACGGACTGCCGACAGTCAAGGATGTGGCCCCAGCCATAACACCGCTCGAACAGAAGAAGGAGCAGGAGGAGAAGAAGGAGG TCAAGGAACTGTCGGAGGAGCAAAAGCAAATGATCATATTATCGGAGGACTTTCAGAGATTCGTATTGCGTGCCGGACGCGTCATTGAGCGCGCCCTCTCCGAGAACGTGGACATCTATACGGATTACATTGGATGCGGCGACAACGAGGAGGCGAACGATGAGCGCTCCCACGCCCGCCTATCGCTGAATCGTGTCTTCTATGATGAGCGCTGGTCAAAGAATCGCTGCATCACCAGCATGGATTGGTCAACGCATTTTCCGGAACTGGTGGTCGCCTCCTATCACAGCAACGACGAGAGCCCCAATGAGCCGGACGGGGTCGTGATGGTCTGGAATAcaaaattcaagaagcaaacACCGGAGGATGTCTTCCACTGTCAGAGCGCCGTGATGTCCACATGCTTTGCCAAATTCAATCCCAATTTAATACTCGGCGGCACATACTCTGGCCAGATTGTGCTCTGGGATAATCGTGTCCAGAAACGCACGCCCATACAGCGTACACCCCTGAGCGCTGCGGCGCACACACATCCCGTCTATTGTCTGCAAATGGTGGGCACACAGAATGCCCATAATGTCATATCGATATCGTCGGACGGCAAGCTGTGCTCCTGGTCGCTGGACATGCTATCGCAGCCGCAGGATACGCtcgagctgcagcagcgccaatCGAAGGCGATCGCCATCACATGCATGGCCTTTCCGGCCAATGAGATCAACAGCCTGGTCATGGGCAGCGAGGATGGCTATGTCTATTCGGCATCGCGGCACGGCCTGCGTTCGGGCGTGAACGAGGTATTCGAACGGCATTTGGGTCCCATAACGGGCATCTCAACGCATTATAATCAATCGTCACCGGACTTTGGTCATCTGTTCCTAACCTCATCGATCGATTGGACAATTAAGCTGTGGTCCCTCAAG GACACCAAACCCTTGTATTCGTTTGAGGATAACTCCGACTATGTCATGGATGTCGCCTGGTCGCCCGTTCATCCCGCTCTATTTGCTGCTGTCGATGGTAGCGGTCGCCTTGATTTATGGAACCTCAATCAGGATACCGAAGTACCGACAGCATCAATCGTTGTCGATGGTGCGCCAGCGCTGAATCGCGTCTCCTGGACACCATCTGGCCTCCATGTGACCATCGGCGATGAGTCCGGCAAGCTCTATGTCTACGATGTCGCTGAGCATCTGGCGCTGCCGTCGCGCGATGAATGGTCCCGATTCAATGCTACCCTCAACGAGCTCAAGATGAATCAGAACGACGAGGTCTAA
- the LOC6634422 gene encoding cytoplasmic dynein 1 intermediate chain isoform X5, whose translation MDRKAELERKKAKLAALREEKDRRRREKEIKDMEEAAGRIGTGTGIDKDQRKDLDEMLSSLGFAPVSEVLSSLSSANSLTSDNSNTQTPDVSLQANVNGQGSAGKKQPLNLSVYNVQATNIPPKETLVYTKQTQTTSTGGHERDVLSCHSSPLSGYMEDWWRPRKAHATDYYVLAFDAQGDDEESSLPHLDHGFSSKLPPGYLTHGLPTVKDVAPAITPLEQKKEQEEKKEVKELSEEQKQMIILSEDFQRFVLRAGRVIERALSENVDIYTDYIGCGDNEEANDERSHARLSLNRVFYDERWSKNRCITSMDWSTHFPELVVASYHSNDESPNEPDGVVMVWNTKFKKQTPEDVFHCQSAVMSTCFAKFNPNLILGGTYSGQIVLWDNRVQKRTPIQRTPLSAAAHTHPVYCLQMVGTQNAHNVISISSDGKLCSWSLDMLSQPQDTLELQQRQSKAIAITCMAFPANEINSLVMGSEDGYVYSASRHGLRSGVNEVFERHLGPITGISTHYNQSSPDFGHLFLTSSIDWTIKLWSLKDTKPLYSFEDNSDYVMDVAWSPVHPALFAAVDGSGRLDLWNLNQDTEVPTASIVVDGAPALNRVSWTPSGLHVTIGDESGKLYVYDVAEHLALPSRDEWSRFNATLNELKMNQNDEV comes from the exons ATGGATCGCAAGGCTGAACTGGAGCGCAAGAAGGccaaattggcagcactgcGCGAGGAGAAGGATCGACGTCGCCGCGAAAAAGAGATTAAAGACATGGAAGAGGCAGCCGGACGCATTGGCACCGGCACCGGCATTGACAAGGATCAGCGCAA AGATTTGGATGAAATGCTGTCCTCGCTGGGCTTTGCGCCCGTCTCTGAGGTGCTCTCCTCGTTGTCTTCGGCCAATTCGCTGACATCCGATAATTCCAATACACAAACGCCAGATGTTAGCCTGCAGGCCAACGTCAACGGACAGGg CAGCGCCGGCAAGAAACAGCCACTGAATCTGAGCGTTTACAACGTGCAGGCCACAAACATTCCACCAAAGGAGACACTCGTCTATACGAAACAAACACAGACCACCAGCACCGGCGGACACGAGCGTGATG tTCTTTCTTGCCACTCATCGCCTCTGTCAGGATATATGGAGGACTGGTGGCGTCCACGTAAAG CTCATGCTACGGATTATTATG TGCTTGCATTTGATGCCCAAGGAGACGACGAAGAGAGCTCGCTGCCCCATCTGGATCATGGCTTTAGTTCCAAGCTGCCGCCTGGCTATCTCACCCACGGACTGCCGACAGTCAAGGATGTGGCCCCAGCCATAACACCGCTCGAACAGAAGAAGGAGCAGGAGGAGAAGAAGGAGG TCAAGGAACTGTCGGAGGAGCAAAAGCAAATGATCATATTATCGGAGGACTTTCAGAGATTCGTATTGCGTGCCGGACGCGTCATTGAGCGCGCCCTCTCCGAGAACGTGGACATCTATACGGATTACATTGGATGCGGCGACAACGAGGAGGCGAACGATGAGCGCTCCCACGCCCGCCTATCGCTGAATCGTGTCTTCTATGATGAGCGCTGGTCAAAGAATCGCTGCATCACCAGCATGGATTGGTCAACGCATTTTCCGGAACTGGTGGTCGCCTCCTATCACAGCAACGACGAGAGCCCCAATGAGCCGGACGGGGTCGTGATGGTCTGGAATAcaaaattcaagaagcaaacACCGGAGGATGTCTTCCACTGTCAGAGCGCCGTGATGTCCACATGCTTTGCCAAATTCAATCCCAATTTAATACTCGGCGGCACATACTCTGGCCAGATTGTGCTCTGGGATAATCGTGTCCAGAAACGCACGCCCATACAGCGTACACCCCTGAGCGCTGCGGCGCACACACATCCCGTCTATTGTCTGCAAATGGTGGGCACACAGAATGCCCATAATGTCATATCGATATCGTCGGACGGCAAGCTGTGCTCCTGGTCGCTGGACATGCTATCGCAGCCGCAGGATACGCtcgagctgcagcagcgccaatCGAAGGCGATCGCCATCACATGCATGGCCTTTCCGGCCAATGAGATCAACAGCCTGGTCATGGGCAGCGAGGATGGCTATGTCTATTCGGCATCGCGGCACGGCCTGCGTTCGGGCGTGAACGAGGTATTCGAACGGCATTTGGGTCCCATAACGGGCATCTCAACGCATTATAATCAATCGTCACCGGACTTTGGTCATCTGTTCCTAACCTCATCGATCGATTGGACAATTAAGCTGTGGTCCCTCAAG GACACCAAACCCTTGTATTCGTTTGAGGATAACTCCGACTATGTCATGGATGTCGCCTGGTCGCCCGTTCATCCCGCTCTATTTGCTGCTGTCGATGGTAGCGGTCGCCTTGATTTATGGAACCTCAATCAGGATACCGAAGTACCGACAGCATCAATCGTTGTCGATGGTGCGCCAGCGCTGAATCGCGTCTCCTGGACACCATCTGGCCTCCATGTGACCATCGGCGATGAGTCCGGCAAGCTCTATGTCTACGATGTCGCTGAGCATCTGGCGCTGCCGTCGCGCGATGAATGGTCCCGATTCAATGCTACCCTCAACGAGCTCAAGATGAATCAGAACGACGAGGTCTAA
- the LOC6634422 gene encoding cytoplasmic dynein 1 intermediate chain isoform X10 produces the protein MDRKAELERKKAKLAALREEKDRRRREKEIKDMEEAAGRIGTGTGIDKDQRKDLDEMLSSLGFAPVSEVLSSLSSANSLTSDNSNTQTPDVSLQANVNGQGSAGKKQPLNLSVYNVQATNIPPKETLVYTKQTQTTSTGGHERDVLSCHSSPLSGYMEDWWRPRKAHATDYYGDDEESSLPHLDHGFSSKLPPGYLTHGLPTVKDVAPAITPLEQKKEQEEKKEVKELSEEQKQMIILSEDFQRFVLRAGRVIERALSENVDIYTDYIGCGDNEEANDERSHARLSLNRVFYDERWSKNRCITSMDWSTHFPELVVASYHSNDESPNEPDGVVMVWNTKFKKQTPEDVFHCQSAVMSTCFAKFNPNLILGGTYSGQIVLWDNRVQKRTPIQRTPLSAAAHTHPVYCLQMVGTQNAHNVISISSDGKLCSWSLDMLSQPQDTLELQQRQSKAIAITCMAFPANEINSLVMGSEDGYVYSASRHGLRSGVNEVFERHLGPITGISTHYNQSSPDFGHLFLTSSIDWTIKLWSLKDTKPLYSFEDNSDYVMDVAWSPVHPALFAAVDGSGRLDLWNLNQDTEVPTASIVVDGAPALNRVSWTPSGLHVTIGDESGKLYVYDVAEHLALPSRDEWSRFNATLNELKMNQNDEV, from the exons ATGGATCGCAAGGCTGAACTGGAGCGCAAGAAGGccaaattggcagcactgcGCGAGGAGAAGGATCGACGTCGCCGCGAAAAAGAGATTAAAGACATGGAAGAGGCAGCCGGACGCATTGGCACCGGCACCGGCATTGACAAGGATCAGCGCAA AGATTTGGATGAAATGCTGTCCTCGCTGGGCTTTGCGCCCGTCTCTGAGGTGCTCTCCTCGTTGTCTTCGGCCAATTCGCTGACATCCGATAATTCCAATACACAAACGCCAGATGTTAGCCTGCAGGCCAACGTCAACGGACAGGg CAGCGCCGGCAAGAAACAGCCACTGAATCTGAGCGTTTACAACGTGCAGGCCACAAACATTCCACCAAAGGAGACACTCGTCTATACGAAACAAACACAGACCACCAGCACCGGCGGACACGAGCGTGATG tTCTTTCTTGCCACTCATCGCCTCTGTCAGGATATATGGAGGACTGGTGGCGTCCACGTAAAG CTCATGCTACGGATTATTATG GAGACGACGAAGAGAGCTCGCTGCCCCATCTGGATCATGGCTTTAGTTCCAAGCTGCCGCCTGGCTATCTCACCCACGGACTGCCGACAGTCAAGGATGTGGCCCCAGCCATAACACCGCTCGAACAGAAGAAGGAGCAGGAGGAGAAGAAGGAGG TCAAGGAACTGTCGGAGGAGCAAAAGCAAATGATCATATTATCGGAGGACTTTCAGAGATTCGTATTGCGTGCCGGACGCGTCATTGAGCGCGCCCTCTCCGAGAACGTGGACATCTATACGGATTACATTGGATGCGGCGACAACGAGGAGGCGAACGATGAGCGCTCCCACGCCCGCCTATCGCTGAATCGTGTCTTCTATGATGAGCGCTGGTCAAAGAATCGCTGCATCACCAGCATGGATTGGTCAACGCATTTTCCGGAACTGGTGGTCGCCTCCTATCACAGCAACGACGAGAGCCCCAATGAGCCGGACGGGGTCGTGATGGTCTGGAATAcaaaattcaagaagcaaacACCGGAGGATGTCTTCCACTGTCAGAGCGCCGTGATGTCCACATGCTTTGCCAAATTCAATCCCAATTTAATACTCGGCGGCACATACTCTGGCCAGATTGTGCTCTGGGATAATCGTGTCCAGAAACGCACGCCCATACAGCGTACACCCCTGAGCGCTGCGGCGCACACACATCCCGTCTATTGTCTGCAAATGGTGGGCACACAGAATGCCCATAATGTCATATCGATATCGTCGGACGGCAAGCTGTGCTCCTGGTCGCTGGACATGCTATCGCAGCCGCAGGATACGCtcgagctgcagcagcgccaatCGAAGGCGATCGCCATCACATGCATGGCCTTTCCGGCCAATGAGATCAACAGCCTGGTCATGGGCAGCGAGGATGGCTATGTCTATTCGGCATCGCGGCACGGCCTGCGTTCGGGCGTGAACGAGGTATTCGAACGGCATTTGGGTCCCATAACGGGCATCTCAACGCATTATAATCAATCGTCACCGGACTTTGGTCATCTGTTCCTAACCTCATCGATCGATTGGACAATTAAGCTGTGGTCCCTCAAG GACACCAAACCCTTGTATTCGTTTGAGGATAACTCCGACTATGTCATGGATGTCGCCTGGTCGCCCGTTCATCCCGCTCTATTTGCTGCTGTCGATGGTAGCGGTCGCCTTGATTTATGGAACCTCAATCAGGATACCGAAGTACCGACAGCATCAATCGTTGTCGATGGTGCGCCAGCGCTGAATCGCGTCTCCTGGACACCATCTGGCCTCCATGTGACCATCGGCGATGAGTCCGGCAAGCTCTATGTCTACGATGTCGCTGAGCATCTGGCGCTGCCGTCGCGCGATGAATGGTCCCGATTCAATGCTACCCTCAACGAGCTCAAGATGAATCAGAACGACGAGGTCTAA